Genomic window (Capricornis sumatraensis isolate serow.1 chromosome 16, serow.2, whole genome shotgun sequence):
CTAGAATTCTATAGGGTGAGGACTGCCTGAATCTAGCCACCAGGGCTAAAGACAGCTGTTTCTGCAATACCTGGTGGAACTGGGCCTGCCTACCTGGAAGGCCCAGCTAGAGATGATGTGGGAGAAGGAGGGCTGAGGCCTAGGGCTTGGGCCCTGGTCTAGATCCACCTCTGaactgctctgtgaccttgggcaaactgcTGGCCCTCTCTGGGgcccagttttctttttcctttctgtacaATATGGATGAAGTTGCATTCTATGGTTTTCTACTTCCTCCTGACCACACCGCTTGGTCCCTAGGATTTCCAGCTGAGCCCCtgtcagggtggggtggggtgggtgggctcCTGCTGGGAGCGGGGACACAGGAGGAACACACACCTGAAATGCTCAAGAGTTTCTCCgcctttcagattctttcctccTTCCAAAGAGTGCCTTTCCCAGAAAGTGCAGCCTGGGAGTGTGGGGGAAGGGCTGCAGTCAGCAAGGCCAGGGCTGGGCTCAGAGCTAAGAATACTGTGGCAAAGGCTCTTGAAACTTTTTTGCTGATGTTGGAAATTTAAAGGAGCCGTTGCCTTTCTTTCTTCAGGGAGGTTGCAGGAGGCTGTGATTGGAGTCCAACTACTCAGGCAGACACTTCCCATCACTCACTCACTGGCCATGGTTCATCGTGTGCCTTTTCTGGGCATACTCTGTGCTGGGTACcggggactcagagggagaagaaACCTCTGCCCATCCAAAATCGCCAGTGACATTCAGGGACATTATAGGGTGATGACACAGATAATGCAGCAGAAGGCCATAGAGGAAGCTTCTGACCCAGTCTGAGCTAAGGTAGAGTCTAATAAGACTGGGAGAGGGTCTCCAGTGCCCTCCCCCAAGCCTCAGCTTCCCTATTTGTATATGGAGGGCATTGGTCCTTTCTACTCTGACCTTCTAAGGTACTGGGCTTATCTAACAGCATGTGCTTCAGTTTACCCTGCCCGCTAGGTGCAGTCCCTGAGAGTTGTAGCACTCAGCTTCCTCCCAGAGTTCTGGTGAGGCCTCGGAGAGCTAAGAGTTTAGAGGAAAGGTATAGAGCAAAGGTAATCTCTGTGGGATTCAGACATCTGGACCTGCTGGTAATCAAGGCAAACATCTCCTTTCTATTAGCTTTGATGGACCCTTAGCTGACTGGccaggcttcccttatggctcagctggtaaagaccaAGTGAAgaccaagtgaagtcgctcagtcgtgtccgactctttgcaaccccatggactgtagcctactacgctcctccattcatgggattttccaggcaagagtactggagtggattgccatttccttctccagaggattttcccaacccagggattgaacccgggtttcctgcattgtaggcacacattttaccatctgagccatccgcctgcaatgtgggggacctgggtttgatccctgggttgggaagatcccctggagaagggaaaggctacccactccagtattccggcctggagaattccatggactgtatagtccatggggtcgcaaagagtcgcaaagGCTGCTGGTGTTCACAGTCTGATTACAAGGACTGTGGGAAATCTTAGATCCCAAGAGCTTTAGCTTATAGCTTTCACTCTCAGGCTGCtttgtgactttcacttcactagctGACTGGTCAGTTACCACCCGAGGTCCAAACTGAGGGTGAGATGGGGGGTGGGCTAGAGGGTGGACGAGCCTGGGACCCAGGTGGTTTCCTCAGTTTCCTCGAATagcaaggacttttttttttttttttttgcaaggacTTCTTAAAAGCAATACACAGACGAGGCAGGAGGAAGTACATGAAAACCAGGACAGCCAGGTCAAAGATATGGACACCACCCTGAGGCTAAGAGAGTTTGTCAATGATCAGACCTGTCCAAAGAAAAGGATACTGGGCTGCCTACGAGGGAGGTGAGCTCCCTGTTCTTGGAGGAGCCTGGGTGCTTGCCTTTTGGGGATTCTTGCCTTTTGGGGTTCAGAGAGGACTTCTGCCTGCGGCTGCAGACAAGAACTCATGACCTCTAAGATGCCTCGCAGTCCAGAGTCctcaatatttttattctaagatTCTTTGACTGtgagtctttaaaaaattttatttatttggctgcattgggtcttagttgcagcacatgagacCTTCATTGCATTGTGCACAATCTTTCATTGTGGCCGAAGGACTCTAGTTGTGGCGGGTGGGCTCAATAGTTAAGGCGAGGCATgttggatctcagttccctgaacagggatcgaacccttgttcCCTGCATCACAAggagggttcttaaccactgaaccaccagggaagtccctgactgaGATTCAACATTCTAAGATTCCTTAGATGAATTCAAAGATCCCACAGGAATATCATATTCTCTGCTGACCACCTTAAGATTTTAGTAATCTCTGATTCTTTGACTTTGATTTGAAGAGACTAAAGCTCTTGGGATCTAAGATTTGCCACAGTCCTTGTAATCAGATTGTGGACACCAGCAGCCTAGCAGCCTAAGTCAGACTGAGAAAttagtcaccaccaccacctggctAGGGTGGCCAGAACAGGCCCTCCCCTCACCTCTGCTGCTAGGGACCCGAATGATTCATCTGCTGAGTGTGGGCCTAAGTTTACTCCCCAAGATTCAGAGATGCACCTGGAATAAGGATACTCAGCACAGTTTGTTGACtgactgaatgagtgagtgagtgaactgtCTCTCTATTCTGTCCCTTCCTGTCCATACTGGGCCCATGGGGTTATCTATGATTTCCCTGTTAAAGATTTGGGGTGGGGATGTCCTAAATAATCTGCCTTCTCAAGTTCCCTACTAAGATATGCATACCCTcctaacagggcttcccaggtggtgctagtgataaagaacctgcctgccaagttaggaggcataagagatgtgggtttgatccctgggttgggaagatcccctggaggagggcattctctagtattctttcctggagaatccccatggacagaggagcctggcaggctacagtccatggggtcacatagagtgggacatgattgaagtgacttagcacgcacgcacggaCCCTCCTAAGAATTTTCATCCCAAGGGCAGGGACTTTTTCCTGTTCTTGGCTTCGTCTTCTGCACCTGGAACAGAAATGAATACCCCAGCTTAGCTCAGAGCTCCAGAGGCTATCAGTTGTGGGAGGGTAGGAGAGAGGAGCTGATAGTGAGACCTGTGGGAGGGGACTCAGATAGGGAGGGGGTAGGGATGaccaaggagagagagacagacagacaaggaAAGGAGGCAACGAATGACATTTCACaaaggaactgaggcccagaaaggaaaGTAACTTCCTTAGGGTCACACAGCATATTACTTAAAGGCCAGCCCGGGAATTCTCCCTGTGCACCCTTTCAGGCCCAGCCAGACTGCCTGGTGTTCCCCAGGTGTCTCCAAGACCTTCCTGGGGTAAGGTCAGGTACAGGAACTGGCTGCCACTCTTCCTGTTAAGGTGGTCCCTGAAGTTGAGCTCCAAGGTGTTCAGGATAAACTGAAGACGGAGAAGGGTGCTGCCTCCCAACCTCTGACCACCTCCCCTGcgagaaaggagaggagggggcTGGCAGGGGGGCCCAATTTCAGTTTGAGAATGGGGGAGTGGATCCTCCTGAAGGCAGATCCGCTGTCGGGATAGGGGAGCTGGAAGGTGTGAGATCAGGGACAAGCCGGCTTGTGCAAAGAGCCTTGGGGTGTGGCGGCTCTTCTCCAGCGAGGAGGACCCTGAAGCCCTGTGTCTAAGCGATCGGAACTCTCACTAGGGAGCCCCGTGTCCCCTTCATCTAAGTGGTCCGAACTCAAGAGTCTCAACTGAGTCGAAGGATGCCCCCTCGCTCCTCAGTCGTGCGGGCCCCGGGGCGCCCAGCACGGAGCTCCTGGGCGCTGCGATCGCGTCCGATAAGCAGGGCAGTAGGACCCAGGGGCCGGCTGACTGCCTGCAGAAGGAGGGGGCGGAAGCCGGGGTGGTTTGGGGGAGGTCTCTGGCTTTTTTTGGCGAGGCAGGGGCGCCCTCCGGAAGCTTTTCCAACTTTCCAGAAGTTTCTCGGGACGggcgggaggtggggtgggggaacgCCATATATAGATCTGGAGCGCGGGGGCGCGGCGGAGAGTGGAATCCGTTCGCGGCTCCAGTGTGGCACTGTGACTGCGGTCCCGgcgccagcccagcccagccaggTGAGGGGCGGGGGTGGCCGGGGGGAGCAGGGGGAGTTTTTTAGGGGGACTCAAGGGAATGAGAGGGGAGAGCGGCCCGGGCGAGGGTTTAGGGGCCAACCAGAGCCACAGACGAAGCCCGCAGACTGGAGTCCCAGCACTTTTGGGGGCAGCTGGAGAGTTGGAGATGGAGACTAGATGGTGACGGCGGAGAGAGCCTGAGGGCCACCGCCGCGATGGAGCCGGGATGGGCAGTCGGGACACTCCCAGGGCCCGGAGAACGTGCAGGGTTCCCCAGAAGTGTGGGGCAGGAGTGGTGGTGGCCAGGAGGGAACAGGCGGGCTGGGGGCCACGATGCTGAGGCTCCTCTCTCTGCAGGATCAAGGAGGGAGGATCCGGGTCTGCAGTTCCTTCCAGCAAGAACAGGGAGGCCAGGCTGGCTTTGCATGTTCCTGTGCCTCCAGTTGTGGGTTGAGGCCCAAGGGCCAGTGGACCAGCCTCCTCACAGGCTTGATGGGGGGTATCTGAGCCTCCTGAGGAAGGGTAGTGGGGAGAGGAGGTGAAATAACCTTGACTTTTCCTGGAGCCTGTCTTGGCTCTCGGGGTCCCCACGGTTTGGGAGGAGTCATCCACCGCGACTCCATTTCTGATCAGCAGCCTGTATGCCTAGGTGATGGCAACTAAAAGAGGGACTTGGCTAGCACCAGTCTCCCCAACCTCCCTCCGAAAAGAGGCTGAGGAGGTGACCAGGTCTCCATccccccagagaagggaggacggacagggatggagggggctcCCTAGAATGCTTTTGGTCACCCGCTCTAATTCTGTCCGCCGCCACCTGGTTCCTGGAGTCACTGCAGCGTTAAGGTTACTTCAAAGGCCGGGGTTCCCTGCCCCCAGCTTAGGGACATTCCTGAGGTGACTGGAGTGGAGGGAGAAGAATGAAACCGGCTTCCAGCATGGCCAGAAAGCCTGGCCCCGCCTCTTCCAGGCTTTCCGGCTGGTCCCTCTGGTCTGCAGGGCCCGGATGGAGGCTGCAGGAAAATCTGGGGGCTTTGGTTCTCTGGAAGTCTCTGGCTGGAACCACACCTTCCTGCCCTCAGACAGTTCATCTGCCCATCCCCCCTTCCTGAGGCCTCCTGGTCCCCTCCTTTTGTCTCTGGGCACTGGGATTCCCAgcagaaatgttttttttaaaaactggctgTAACCGGACACTGAATCCAGCCCTCTGGAGGGGCTCTGTGGGAGCTTCTGGGAGGAGGGAGCCCTGTGCTAGGAAGCCCGACCTCCACTGATCCTTGATGATGGAGGtggctccctgcctctctctggcctcagtttctcctgctATGCAGTGAAGTGGATGACGTCCGAGTTCCCCCAGATCTGGAGCTGGTTGTGCCTGCCTTCTGCCAGGGGCAGAATAGATGGGGGTCCCTTAGCGGGGCTGGGCCTTCCAGGCCTGTCCTCACTGCCACCCAGCTCTGCCCTACCCCATCCTCCtcactcttttgctttctttcagaaTGAAAAAGGCAGGCCTTGACCTCCCCCTGAGGCATTTTCAAGGTACTTTAGACCTCCTCAAGTGTTTGAGACCCTTTCTGGTGCTCCCACCCCTCTGCCAATCTGCTTCCCTTTCATCTACTTAAAAAGCCTGGAATCCAGTCTCCTTCTGGCTAGCTGTGGGCACAGGCCTTGGTTCTGtgattgtgtatttttctttgtggGACCATAAATCATCTAACCTTGGCCTCAGGGCTGGGATTTCTCTGTGGCAACAGGGGCTGGGCTGTGGAAGGCTGGCTTGCTTGCAGTGACTTGCCTTCCTCCGTTCCTGACACGGGGTTAACAGCCCTTCACCCTCGCCGCACATCTCCCTGCAAAGTCTGATGTTGTGGTCTCGAAACTAGGGCCAGAAAGGCTCCGTGGCACCCCACGCCCTGGGAcctgaacccaggcctccggcTTCCCGGGCTGGAAGCCCCCCTCTGCAGGCGGGTGGAGATAATTCAGTTTCCAGCCTGCCACGTCACCCGGGAGCCGGCAGTAGGGACAGGAGCGCAGCTATGTGGCTGCCTGAGGAATCCCAAACTAGTCATTTGGAGCTTTCTTGAAAAGCCCCTCCCAGCCCTTTGAGGTTCTggttggctgggggtgggggctgtcaAGATAGTGCCTGCCACGTGGCAGGACTGTGAACTGGGCTCCTAGATTCTCTCTCCGGGGGATGCTGGTGACCTCTGCAGAGGTCCAAGCTCTGGCATCCGCTGTTTGGACTAAAGGCGGCCTTTGAATAGGATGACCATATGCCTGTTGTTCTGGCATAATAATTAGTAGTATtcccaccgacttgatggacatgagtttgagtgaactccgttattggtgatggacagggaggcctggtgtgctgcggttcatggggtcgcaaagaatcagacacgactgagcgactgaactgaactgaactgattaccatTTTACTCTCTTAAGTGTCCAAGTGTCCTTGTTTGTACAATAATTATATAGGCCCTCTGCCTCTGAGGCTCTAGGCCTGGCGGGAGGAAGGTGACCTGGACCCAGAGATATTCTATAGGGTAAAACCTATGCAATTACATTACCTATGCAATCCCTACTTTAGGCTACAGTTCTCTTTGGTACCTTCTCCCAGGCAGTTGTGGGTCTTGGTGGCCTTCCCTCCTTCCCAAATACTGAGGGTCGTTCACCAGGATTCTGAGTTTCCCACCTTAAGGACCACGAGTTGGGATGTGCCAGCGCAGTGGGATCCCAGCTTCTACCACAGTTCCTTCCAGCCCTTTTCTTTGCCCTATCATCTCGTCTTCCTTTGTGCTGTCCGAAGGAGACGTGGAAATGATCTCAAAGTGGGACGAGTGTGGAAATAAGTCAATGTGGAGAGACTGTCCTGATGGGAGACCCCAGAGAGGGGCGAGGGGCTTGTCGTAGGGGACCCTGCGACAGCTGTGGTTTGAGGATGGCAGTCCTGAAGCCACAGTGTAGGTGGGCATGTGCGGCGATCTCTGCCAGATGGGAATGGGAGGGCAGAATGGAATCTGAGTGGCCCTTGCTTCCTGGGAGACTGAATACACAGCTGGCCACCAGCCTCTGGTGAACGGGAGCGGGTGTCAGTGTTCCTTTGAGCTGTAATGTGCCCTGTCCCTTAATATCCTTCCTCTCAGGAAACCTACCCCACCTCCTATCCCCCTCCTGCTTTTGTCCTGGGGATTTCCCATCTGCTCGAGGGGTGGTGGGCAGGCACATCCTGCCAAGACAGAGGCCTGGGCATGGAGACCAAGACCCTTACAACTTGGAAAATGGGAGCCTGAGACTTAGTGAGgggtggccacacacacacatgcacattttcAGACTCAAGGTCACCCTTTGGGGCAGCAGAGTAGAGCATCTGGGTTCTCTCTCATTTAATCAGTGAACCTACCGGTGACTCATTAACATCCCAGCGCAGAAGGGAAGGCGTGGGGGAGGAACACTGCACCTCCGCCCACATGGCATCCTCTGTCCAGGCCCCTGAGTTTCATGCAGACCCTCAGCTCGTCTCCCACTTTCCCCCACCCACTGGAAAAGGGTCCCAGGGTTGAAAGAGATCTGAGCTAACCTTCAGCAAACTGAAGAGCCTGGGTTTGGCCAAGTGGCCCTGGTTTCTGTTCATTCAGGAATAGCTGAGGCCTGTTGCATGCTGGGCACAGGGGACTATAAAGGGGGGCCAGATGGGCTGTGTGTCCTGCCCTCCTGGAGGACACAGACTTCCAGGTCTGTGATGGAAACAATATGTAACAGACACATGAGTGTAAATGTTAAGTTCAGTGTAAGAAATAAATACGGCTGAGGTGGCTATTTGCTTGCTTTAGATGAGGAGTCAAAGAAGGCCTCAGAGATCTGGCAGATGGAGAGCCCCAGTTTGGGCAACCTGGAGTtaggtctgggcttcccagagctCTGGACTCTCCCACTCCCGTCTCCAGGGGACTCCGTGGCAGCCAGAAGGGTGGGGATGGGTGCAGGGGAAGAACGACTGGGGCTTCAGGAGTGCCCTCTCTCTGCCACCCTCATAGGTCCTCCTCGGTGCTCACAATCCACCTCCCAGCCATGCGTGCCCTCTTGCTCATCAGCACCATCTGCCTCCTGGCCAGGGCCCTGGCCGCTGAGGTGAAGAAACCCGCGGCTGCAGCAGCTCCGGGCACCGCGGAGAAGCTGAGCCCCAAGGCGGCCACGCTGGCTGAGCGCAGCGCCGGCCTGGCCTTCAGCCTATACCAGGCCATGGCCAAGGACCAGGCGGTGGAGAACATCCTGCTGTCACCCGTGGTGGTGGCCTCGTCCCTGGGGCTAGTGTCGCTGGGCGGCAAGGCGGCCACGGCGTCGCAGGCCAAGGCGGTGCTGAGCGCCGAGCAGCTGCGCGACGATGAGGTGCACGCGGGCCTGGGCGAGCTGCTGCGCTCGCTCAGCAACAGCACGGCGCGCAACGTCACCTGGAAGCTGGGCAGCCGCCTGTATGGGCCCAGCTCCGTGAGCTTCGCAGAGGACTTCGTGCGTAGCAGCAAACAGCACTACAATTGTGAGCACTCCAAGATCAACTTCCGCGACAAGCGGAGCGCCCTGCAGTCCATCAACGAGTGGGCGGCGCAGACCACCGACGGCAAGCTGCCCGAGGTCACCAAGGACGTGGAGCGCACGGATGGCGCGCTGCTAGTCAATGCCATGTTCTTCAAGCGTGAGTCCAGTGGGGCGGGGCAGAGTGGGGCGGGGTCTCCTTTCCCTGAGGCCCCGCCCGCGGCAAGTCCGATCAATCAGTATTTCTGTGCCAAGCACCAGTCTTCATTAACAGCAACCCGTGGACATGGAGGGAGGCAGTTACTGAACTCTTTATATATGACAAACTAGGTTTAGGGAGGTGTAGTGTtgtgtctggggcttccctggtagcccagctggtaaagaatttgccttcaattcaggagacctctcttggattactgggtcaggaagatcccctggagaagggataggctacccattccagtattcttgggcttttctggtggttcagatggcaaagaacaaTTCGAGAGACATGGattcgctccctgggtcaggaagatcccctggaggagggcatgggaacccactccagtattcctgtctggagaatcctggtggacacaggagcctggcaggctacagtccatgggatcgcagagtcagacacgactgagcgactcagcacggCACAGCACAGTGTTGTGTCTAAAGGAATGGGACACAGGTACATGCCCAGCCGAAGGACTCCACAGGATGTGTTGCATCATATCAGAGTGCTGTTGATTGTCTTGGAATTAAATTCAGTAATCATTTCTGCCTCAGTAATGAGCTGGCTCCACACCTGTGATCATGCCTAATGCTCAAAGCAACTTTGAGGGTAGGAGGTGTTACCTCCATTTCATAGGTGATAAAACAGGCTGAGCTAGGAGGAGAgaacccagactcatgtccaagtGCATCTTGAATTGAAGATTTGATTCGGGCTTAATGTGTCCTTCTGAGTACCTATATGGATAGCACTGTTGCTCTTACAGGCTGCTATGAGGATGAGGTGCCCCTGTTTGACAAATGAGGGGACCAAGATAGGAGCGGTGAAAGGTTTTGCAGCCAGTTGGTGACTGAGACTGAATTTGAACACGGGTCTGGATGTGACTTGGTCAGGACTCAGGCCACTGTCACAAATGCAAGGTTTTGGGGGTCATGTTTTTTGGTCACAGGGACAGGGCTTGCAGACAAGAATTAAAGGCAATCTTGGGGCACAAACCTCAGCTGGCAGGGGGTGTGGGGAGTTCAGCTCAGCACGTGTTGCCCAAATGCCTGGCAGGGGTCAGGGCAGAGGCAGACATGGCAGTGGCTGGACTGAGGGTCCTCCGTTTGGAGATATTTCCTGTCATGTGGAAACTGCCAGGCCCTGACTATGTGTAGAGAGCCCTGTCTTCAGGCAGCATGTCCCCATTCCGAAAGCAGGAGCATGTACTCTAGGGGACTGGGTGCTCAGCGAGGAGGTGGGCTGCAGCTGAACCTCAAAGACTGGAATGAAGGCCTGTGGCAGGGGTGAATCATCCGGGACGCTCAGTTGGGAGAATGTGTTTACAGGGTAAGGGGAGCAGCGTGTCTGTTTCTGATCTTGTGCTCTACTTCCTGCTACAGCGCACTGGGACGAGAGATTCCACCACAAGATGGTGGACAACCGAGGCTTCATGGTGACCCGTTCCTATACCGTGGGTGTCACCATGATGCACCGGACAGGTAGGTGCCTTGCAGAGTAGGGTGGGCCGGGCGGGTGGGCAATGTGAGGGCCTGAGGGTGGGCAATGTGAGGGCCTGAGGGTGCTGAGGGCCTGGCCCGCCCTCGCCCCACAGCATGCCCAGTACCCTTTCGGCTTTTCTCCCAGGTCTCTACAACTACTATGACGACGAGAAGGAGAAGCTGCAGATGGTGGAGATGCCGCTGGCGCACAAGCTGTCCAGCCTCATCATCATCATGCCCCACCACGTGGAGCCCCTTGAGCGCCTGGAAAAGCTGCTGACCAAAGAGCAGCTGAAGGTCTGGATGGGCAAGATGCAGAAGAAGGCTGTGGCCATCTCCCTGCCCAAGGGAGTCGTGGAGGTGACCCACGACCTGCAGGTGAGGGGAGGCCCAGCTTGGGCCTGCAGGGCTTAGAGTTGGGCAGGGGGGTGGTCTGTCATCAGCTCAGCGGGTCTGTCCTGAGCCCCTCTGGGTGTCCAGGCAGTACTGGGCTGTGCTGAGGGAGGGGGGCATGGGTTCCTGCCTTTGGGAAGATGGTGACAACATCAATACTTAAGTATaattgagcacctgctatgtgccaggcacacttCCTAAGCACTCTGCATGTATTAAATTCTTAATCCTCAACACCATATTAGGCAGGACTATCAGCcttatcttacagatgaggaaactgaggctcagaaaagttgaATAACTTATCCAGAGTCATACAGTCACTCACTCAGACATTTAGCACCAAGCCATGTCCTTAATCTTACGCTGTGCTGCCTCTCAGCACAAGGTctaggcatacctcattttatcgTGCTTTTCTttattgcagttttttttttttttttttacaaatttttgaagatttttggCAACTCTACATCAAGCAAGTCTGGCTCCACTTTTCCAACAGCGTTCGCTCATTTCATGTCTCTGGGtcccattttggtaattctctcaatatttcaaaccctccaccagcaaaagaTTACAGCTCCCTAAagactcagatgatggttagcatttttagcaataaaacattttttaattaaggtacatACATTGTTTTAAGGGATAATGCTGTTGCAGACTTGATAGACTATAgtgcaaaaataatatttatatgcaTCGGGAAAgcaaaaaatttgtgtgactcacttattgcaatattcacttcattgtggtggtctggaaccaaacccgcAATGTCTCTAGGGTCTGCCTCCACTATTCAAGCTGGAGGATTGTTCCCCATGCACTAGTAAAACTAATAATAGCTTTCAGCTCTGAGTCACTTGGTTGGAAACTTAGCCAACCTGCTAAGCATTGTTTCCCCCTCATGACCACCCTGGGTGGTGGGCAGCAGCTCAGAGAGAAGCAGTGACTTGCTCAGGTTACCCTGGATAGTAAATGCTCAGGTTACCCTGGATAGTAAATGCTGGGGCTACAGTTCTCAGGTGGAGACTCAGGGTGGCCTTTTTGTCAAtcaggagagatttttttttttttctctgttcaaAAAGGAAAACTTTCATCTCATTCCTCCCTTAGGTTCTAGAAACGGTTCTGTAGGCGATCCCTTGCCTGCAGAATTGATTCAGACTTGCTGCTGAGGGAGTGTGGAGGAGAAAGCTTGAGATGGGATGGGGCTTAGACTCCAAGGTGGAGACTGGTAGAACTTGTGTGGTCTGTGCGGTAGACAGCATGAGGTTTCCAGAGAGAAGCCACACCCATCTCCCTCCTGGGCTTGTTCTGACACTCCCCCAGCCCGTTCTGCAGTTGCCATCACCTGACTCGTCTTCTTTCTCCCGTGTTTTCCTGGCTCCCTGGGTGGACACACTGTCTACCACCCTACAGTAGATTGAGGTGGAAAATTCCAAGTGGTAATTTATGCAAAGTCATGGGGACTGGAATAGCTGGGCCTCGAATGCCTCTCTCGGGACACCTGGACTCTCAGGCCCCTAGGTATCAGGCCGGTTTGGCCATGCTGGGGAGGTGCACTGT
Coding sequences:
- the SERPINH1 gene encoding serpin H1, with protein sequence MRALLLISTICLLARALAAEVKKPAAAAAPGTAEKLSPKAATLAERSAGLAFSLYQAMAKDQAVENILLSPVVVASSLGLVSLGGKAATASQAKAVLSAEQLRDDEVHAGLGELLRSLSNSTARNVTWKLGSRLYGPSSVSFAEDFVRSSKQHYNCEHSKINFRDKRSALQSINEWAAQTTDGKLPEVTKDVERTDGALLVNAMFFKPHWDERFHHKMVDNRGFMVTRSYTVGVTMMHRTGLYNYYDDEKEKLQMVEMPLAHKLSSLIIIMPHHVEPLERLEKLLTKEQLKVWMGKMQKKAVAISLPKGVVEVTHDLQKHLAGLGLTEAIDKNKADLSRMSGKKDLYLASVFHATAFEWDTDGNPFDQDIYGREELRSPKLFYADHPFIFLVRDTQSGSLLFIGRLVRPKGDKMRDEL